A genomic stretch from Desulfohalobium retbaense DSM 5692 includes:
- a CDS encoding type IV pilus twitching motility protein PilT, whose translation MAQIDAFFKMMNELGASDLHLSTGSQPIIRLQGELQRIKFKTLENEELRKMLFEITPEPKIKEFEETGDVDFAYEVPNTARYRVNFFRQRLGVGAVFREIPQEILSIDDLGLPQVLKNLAELPKGLVLVTGPTGSGKSTTLAAIIDYANRNRRDHILTIEDPIEFVHRPINCLINQREVGRDTLSFKSALRGALREDPDIILVGELRDLETIELALEAAETGHLVFGTLHTISAPKTVDRIIEVFPGEHQGQIRSSLADSLRAIVAQNLFKRVDVKGRVATLEVLIATPAVRNLIRENKIFQLNSVIETGRKFGMQSLDDAIMEQLKLGRIDPAAAYNKAVNKDKFRPFLTESPEDFTEV comes from the coding sequence ATGGCTCAAATCGATGCTTTTTTCAAAATGATGAACGAGTTGGGTGCGTCGGATCTGCACCTGTCGACCGGGTCCCAGCCGATCATCCGTCTTCAGGGCGAATTGCAGCGGATCAAATTCAAAACCCTGGAAAACGAAGAGCTGCGCAAGATGCTCTTCGAGATTACTCCTGAGCCGAAGATCAAAGAATTTGAAGAAACCGGGGACGTGGACTTCGCCTATGAAGTCCCGAACACCGCCCGCTACCGGGTCAATTTTTTCCGCCAGCGCCTGGGCGTGGGGGCGGTCTTCCGGGAAATCCCCCAGGAGATCTTGAGCATTGATGACCTCGGGTTGCCGCAGGTGTTGAAGAATCTCGCTGAACTGCCCAAGGGACTGGTCCTGGTCACCGGGCCGACCGGCAGCGGGAAGTCGACGACCCTGGCCGCGATCATCGACTACGCCAACCGCAACCGCCGCGATCACATCCTGACCATCGAAGACCCCATCGAATTTGTCCACCGGCCCATCAATTGCCTTATCAACCAGCGTGAAGTCGGACGGGATACCCTCAGCTTCAAATCCGCCCTGCGGGGCGCTCTGCGTGAAGACCCGGACATCATTCTGGTCGGCGAATTGCGGGATCTGGAGACCATCGAGCTGGCCCTGGAAGCCGCTGAAACAGGCCACCTTGTTTTCGGGACCTTGCACACCATTTCCGCGCCCAAGACCGTCGACCGGATCATCGAGGTCTTCCCCGGCGAGCACCAGGGGCAGATCCGTTCCAGTCTGGCCGACTCCCTGCGGGCCATCGTGGCCCAGAATCTGTTCAAGCGTGTCGATGTCAAAGGCCGAGTGGCGACCCTGGAAGTCCTGATCGCCACCCCGGCGGTGCGCAACCTCATTCGGGAAAACAAGATCTTTCAGCTCAATTCCGTGATTGAGACGGGGCGGAAATTCGGGATGCAATCCCTGGACGACGCCATTATGGAGCAGCTCAAACTCGGTCGTATCGATCCGGCAGCGGCCTACAACAAGGCCGTCAACAAGGACAAATTCAGGCCGTTTTTGACCGAGTCACCAGAAGATTTCACCGAGGTGTAG
- the pgsA gene encoding CDP-diacylglycerol--glycerol-3-phosphate 3-phosphatidyltransferase — MFNLANNLTLLRILTVPFLVVLLYFPGRGVCVLAMLLFVLASLTDLFDGLIARRYNLVTTMGKFLDPLADKLLIVSVLVMLAWLHWLPAWMAVVVICRELTVTGLRAIAVEQGTVIAADRFGKLKTIVQIVALCPLLLHYTWWGFDPQPLGMGLMWAAVVLTVFSGANYLRNFFKSMRESGQLGAA; from the coding sequence ATGTTCAATCTCGCGAATAATCTGACCCTACTGCGTATCCTGACCGTCCCATTTCTCGTCGTGCTTTTGTATTTTCCAGGGCGAGGCGTCTGTGTGCTGGCCATGCTCCTGTTTGTCCTGGCCTCGTTGACGGATTTGTTCGACGGGTTGATCGCCCGCCGCTACAATCTGGTGACCACGATGGGCAAATTTCTGGATCCTCTGGCGGATAAACTGCTCATTGTCTCTGTTCTGGTCATGTTGGCCTGGCTGCATTGGCTGCCGGCCTGGATGGCGGTGGTCGTCATCTGCCGCGAACTGACGGTTACCGGTCTGCGGGCCATTGCCGTGGAACAGGGGACGGTCATTGCTGCGGACCGCTTCGGAAAATTGAAGACCATCGTCCAGATTGTCGCCCTCTGCCCGCTGTTGCTGCACTATACCTGGTGGGGGTTTGATCCCCAGCCGCTGGGCATGGGGCTCATGTGGGCCGCGGTCGTATTGACCGTTTTTTCCGGAGCGAATTATCTGCGCAATTTTTTTAAGAGCATGCGGGAGTCCGGGCAACTCGGGGCCGCTTGA
- a CDS encoding lytic transglycosylase domain-containing protein — translation MRSIVRCILAVCCAALLGGPPLPAHSGSIYYYRDEQGVTHFTDLPSSNKFKLYSLFASKTGADRTEILGLVRKFSRLHDVDHHLIQAVLETESDYRPQAVSTAGAQGLMQIMPETQQDLGLMDPFEPAANIEAGVRYFKGLLGQFSELPLALAAYNAGPQRVRRYDGIPPYKETQRYVRKVMSRYQELKAGNDHVQSRE, via the coding sequence ATGCGTTCGATTGTGCGCTGTATCCTTGCGGTGTGTTGTGCCGCCCTGCTGGGGGGGCCTCCCCTTCCGGCCCACAGCGGGTCCATATATTACTATCGCGATGAACAGGGCGTGACCCATTTCACCGATCTCCCCTCCTCGAACAAGTTCAAGCTCTATTCCCTGTTCGCCTCCAAAACGGGCGCCGACCGGACCGAAATTCTGGGGCTGGTCCGGAAATTCAGCCGCTTGCACGACGTGGACCACCATCTCATTCAGGCTGTGCTGGAAACGGAATCCGATTATCGGCCTCAAGCCGTGTCCACGGCCGGAGCACAGGGATTGATGCAGATCATGCCCGAGACGCAGCAGGATCTGGGGCTCATGGATCCTTTCGAACCTGCGGCCAATATTGAAGCTGGGGTACGGTATTTCAAGGGGTTGTTGGGCCAGTTCAGCGAACTCCCCCTGGCCCTGGCCGCATATAATGCCGGCCCGCAACGGGTGCGCCGTTATGATGGTATCCCCCCGTACAAGGAAACCCAACGGTATGTGCGTAAAGTGATGTCCCGCTACCAGGAACTCAAAGCCGGAAACGACCATGTTCAATCTCGCGAATAA
- a CDS encoding Mrp/NBP35 family ATP-binding protein encodes MSETEQSCGSCSSKQQGGGANQALQDQLIASTLDKIKYKLFVMSGKGGVGKSSVAVNLAAGLAQLGYKVGLMDVDIHGPSVPHLLGLKGQLDIERGRLLQPKRFNDNLGVVSMQSLLQDDNQAILWRGPMKTSAIRQFISDVQWGELDFLVIDSPPGTGDEPMTVLRTIPDALSVVVTTPQQVSLTDVRKALNFLQHAKANILGLVENMSGLVCPHCSQEIDLFAKGGGRELAESQHVPFLGEVPLDPASVVAGDLGTPVVLMDEDLPSKRAFQRLSATVAEAAQNSLEAVSVQGQ; translated from the coding sequence ATGAGTGAAACGGAACAATCGTGCGGCAGCTGCTCCAGCAAGCAGCAGGGGGGCGGGGCGAATCAGGCCCTGCAGGATCAGCTCATCGCCTCCACTTTGGACAAGATCAAATACAAGCTCTTCGTCATGTCCGGCAAGGGCGGGGTGGGAAAAAGCTCCGTGGCCGTCAATCTTGCGGCCGGACTGGCCCAACTCGGCTATAAGGTCGGGCTGATGGACGTGGACATCCACGGCCCGTCGGTTCCCCACCTCCTCGGGCTCAAGGGGCAGCTGGATATCGAACGGGGCCGGCTGCTGCAGCCCAAACGGTTCAACGACAACCTCGGCGTGGTTTCCATGCAGTCTCTGCTCCAGGACGACAACCAGGCCATCCTCTGGCGGGGGCCGATGAAAACGTCGGCCATCCGGCAGTTTATTTCCGATGTCCAGTGGGGCGAACTCGACTTCCTGGTCATCGACTCCCCGCCCGGGACCGGTGACGAGCCGATGACTGTCTTGCGGACCATTCCAGACGCCCTGTCGGTGGTGGTCACCACGCCGCAGCAGGTCTCGTTGACCGATGTGCGCAAGGCCTTGAATTTCTTGCAGCACGCCAAAGCCAATATCCTCGGGCTGGTCGAGAATATGAGCGGGCTGGTCTGCCCCCACTGCAGTCAGGAGATCGACCTTTTCGCCAAAGGTGGCGGTCGGGAACTGGCCGAGAGCCAGCATGTCCCCTTCCTCGGTGAAGTGCCTCTGGATCCGGCCAGTGTCGTGGCCGGCGACCTGGGCACGCCGGTGGTGCTCATGGACGAGGACCTGCCGAGCAAGCGCGCCTTTCAACGCCTCTCCGCCACTGTGGCCGAAGCAGCTCAGAACAGCCTCGAAGCTGTCTCTGTGCAGGGCCAATAG
- a CDS encoding DUF368 domain-containing protein, translated as MGSADIVPGVSGGTMAFITGIYERLLSALAAFDFRFVRLLAARRFRQAAAHVQLDFLIALGLGVGGAVVSMAGLLHTLLQTHRVLVFAFFFGLVVASAWVIGGRIVGWRRSVVATLLLGIIGGWLVTGLVPVDASHAWLAVFFSGAVAISAMLMPGVSGAFLLLVLGQYEFITGLLRDPFRLEALQGLGAFALGCLCGIAVFSRLLRWWLRRFPAVALAFLTGFMLGAVRTLWPWAAPGAADVSLSVIVVCMGAGFALVVSIARLAHGKENKQHE; from the coding sequence ATGGGCAGCGCTGATATCGTCCCCGGTGTCTCCGGGGGAACGATGGCCTTTATCACCGGGATCTACGAACGGTTGCTCAGCGCTCTGGCGGCTTTTGATTTCCGGTTCGTGCGCCTGCTTGCCGCGCGCCGTTTCCGCCAGGCCGCGGCCCATGTCCAACTCGATTTTCTTATCGCGCTCGGACTGGGAGTGGGGGGCGCTGTGGTTTCCATGGCTGGCCTGCTGCATACCCTGCTCCAGACCCACCGGGTTCTGGTCTTCGCCTTCTTTTTTGGGCTGGTCGTGGCCTCGGCCTGGGTGATCGGCGGACGTATCGTTGGCTGGCGGCGCAGCGTGGTGGCGACCCTGTTGCTGGGGATCATCGGGGGGTGGCTCGTGACCGGGCTGGTCCCGGTGGACGCCTCGCACGCGTGGCTGGCGGTGTTCTTCAGCGGAGCAGTGGCGATTTCCGCCATGCTCATGCCGGGGGTCAGCGGCGCGTTTCTGCTTTTGGTGCTGGGCCAATATGAATTTATCACCGGTCTGTTACGCGATCCATTCCGGCTCGAAGCCCTCCAGGGACTGGGCGCCTTTGCGCTTGGCTGTCTGTGCGGTATAGCTGTTTTTTCCCGGTTGCTGCGTTGGTGGCTGCGCCGTTTCCCGGCTGTGGCCCTGGCCTTTTTGACCGGTTTCATGCTCGGAGCTGTGCGGACCCTGTGGCCGTGGGCCGCGCCGGGCGCTGCAGATGTGTCCCTGAGCGTGATCGTTGTGTGTATGGGCGCAGGATTTGCCCTTGTAGTCAGTATTGCGCGTTTGGCGCATGGGAAGGAGAACAAGCAACATGAGTGA
- a CDS encoding protein-L-isoaspartate(D-aspartate) O-methyltransferase: MNSESSLIPDQRRCRERMVREHLLARGVDDPRVVAAMSTVRRHLFVDEALQGQAYGPNALPIGCGQTISQPYVVGMMTMYLQVQSGHRVLEIGTGSAYQAAVLAEMGADVFSVERIRPLYRNAWRRLQALGYHRVRLKLDDGTMGWPEEAPFDRILVTAGGPEIPVPLLSQLTDQGVMLVPVGIGKRQQRLVRLRKDEGKVFKQELGNVSFVDLVGSHGW, from the coding sequence ATGAATTCTGAATCTTCCCTTATCCCCGATCAACGCCGGTGCCGGGAGCGCATGGTGCGTGAACACCTCCTGGCCCGCGGTGTGGACGACCCGCGGGTCGTGGCGGCCATGTCCACCGTGCGCCGCCATCTTTTTGTGGACGAGGCCCTTCAAGGACAGGCCTACGGGCCGAACGCGCTGCCGATCGGCTGCGGGCAGACCATTTCTCAGCCTTATGTCGTGGGCATGATGACCATGTATCTTCAGGTCCAGTCCGGTCACAGAGTCCTGGAGATCGGGACCGGATCGGCCTATCAGGCGGCCGTTTTGGCGGAGATGGGAGCGGATGTTTTTTCCGTGGAGCGGATACGGCCTTTGTACCGCAATGCCTGGCGTCGGCTGCAGGCCCTGGGGTACCATCGGGTCCGGTTGAAGCTGGACGACGGCACGATGGGATGGCCTGAAGAGGCCCCATTTGATCGCATCCTGGTCACAGCCGGAGGACCGGAGATTCCTGTGCCGCTGTTGTCCCAACTCACCGACCAGGGCGTCATGCTTGTCCCAGTGGGCATCGGAAAGCGTCAGCAGCGTCTGGTCCGGCTTCGCAAAGACGAGGGCAAGGTGTTCAAGCAGGAACTCGGCAATGTCTCCTTTGTGGATCTGGTGGGGTCGCATGGGTGGTGA
- a CDS encoding CBS domain-containing protein, whose translation MWKVRDVMTPDPYAMRDSDDLYLARSIMQLGRIRHIPIVDEDNHFRGLVTHRDILEATVSKLAEVDHSTQAELDASIPIEAIKRTDVKTVTPDTSLRDAAEILYKHKYGCLPVVEGEILVGILTEADFLKLTMQLMDSLDADGSTEFTPTQRTP comes from the coding sequence ATGTGGAAAGTGCGCGATGTCATGACTCCCGACCCGTATGCCATGCGGGATTCGGACGACCTCTACCTGGCACGTTCAATCATGCAACTCGGCCGTATCCGGCATATCCCCATCGTCGACGAGGACAATCATTTCCGCGGCCTGGTCACGCATCGCGATATCCTTGAGGCCACGGTGTCCAAACTGGCGGAGGTCGACCACTCCACACAGGCCGAGCTGGACGCCAGCATTCCCATTGAGGCCATCAAACGCACCGACGTCAAGACCGTCACCCCGGATACCTCACTGCGCGATGCAGCGGAAATCCTCTACAAACACAAATACGGCTGCCTGCCGGTCGTGGAAGGAGAAATCCTGGTCGGCATCCTGACCGAGGCGGATTTCCTCAAATTGACCATGCAGCTCATGGACAGCCTTGACGCGGACGGCAGCACCGAGTTCACCCCCACCCAGCGGACACCCTGA
- a CDS encoding hydrogenase maturation protease: MSERILVLGMGDVLRQDAGVGVHALETLYREGWPEEVVFADDNGFSFQEFGALKDFSAVLVLDSFQGGHEPGTVYRLGEEDLDAGWGDGVSWSREDVLHCLYTAELMGQKPQFCLLGMEPSGSDWGTSLSETLRGHFPAFVDHAREELQRFLPQHRDS; this comes from the coding sequence ATGTCAGAGCGAATCCTGGTCTTGGGGATGGGCGATGTCCTGCGCCAAGACGCCGGAGTCGGGGTGCACGCGCTCGAAACTCTCTATCGGGAAGGCTGGCCTGAGGAGGTGGTCTTTGCCGACGACAACGGTTTTTCGTTTCAGGAATTCGGAGCGTTGAAGGATTTTTCGGCGGTCCTGGTCCTCGACAGTTTCCAGGGCGGTCATGAGCCGGGGACCGTCTACCGGCTGGGTGAAGAGGATCTCGACGCCGGCTGGGGCGACGGGGTGTCCTGGTCTCGGGAGGATGTCCTGCACTGCTTGTACACCGCGGAACTCATGGGGCAAAAGCCTCAATTCTGTCTGCTCGGCATGGAGCCGTCGGGCTCGGATTGGGGGACCTCCCTGTCCGAGACACTCCGGGGCCATTTCCCGGCCTTTGTCGACCACGCCCGGGAAGAATTGCAGCGTTTTTTGCCGCAGCACCGGGACAGCTGA